In Leguminivora glycinivorella isolate SPB_JAAS2020 chromosome 19, LegGlyc_1.1, whole genome shotgun sequence, a single genomic region encodes these proteins:
- the LOC125236444 gene encoding cytochrome P450 6B2-like has product MIALLLISATIVALSILYFIANKKLNYWEKRGVPFEKPVPIFGNFAGYILLKSYWGKATQKLCQKFQKEPYFGVYYGTEPALVVQDPELIKLITTKDFYYFSSREISNYTHLETITQNLFFTQGNRWKVLRQNLTPLFSSSKMKNMFHLIENCTKTFENLLDEETNKCPELDIRATAVRFAMDSITSCAFGINSDVMGKNCENNPFKVMGDVIFELTNIRGFKIVARAIWPYVFYGLGFRTFPDEIDTFFNRLLSDVFKERNYKPSTRNDFVDLMLNFKGSKNMSGDSMSNVKSESEKKERIHLEVTDDLLIAQCMVFFAAGFETSASVMCFTLYELAKNPEKQPRLFEEVDAYLKKTGGKVTYDCLTELPYMEACVNEAMRLYPVLGVLAREVVEPYTLPSGLVLEKGMRVHLPVYHLHHNADLFPEPEKYRPERFMGEEKQNIVPYTYMPFGEGPRICIGMRFARMQMFAGLVTLLKNYSLRLAPGMPREVDFEPRTFVTQAKNPIRLTLTPRSCTQRMVA; this is encoded by the exons ATGATCGCTTTACTCCTTATATCGGCCACTATCGTGGCCCTCTCAATATTATACTTCATAGCCAataagaaattaaattattgggaGAAAAGAGGAGTTCCTTTTGAAAAACCGGTACCTATATTTGGAAATTTTGcaggatacattttattaaaatcgtACTGGGGCAAAGCGACCCAGAAACTATGTCAAAAATTCCAAAAAGAACCATATTTCGGAGTGTACTATGGGACGGAGCCCGCTTTAGTAGTACAAGATCCGGAGCTGATCAAACTCATCACTACTAAGGATTTCTACTACTTCAGCAGCAGAGAAATATCCAACTACACGCATTTAGAAACCATCACCCAGAACCTGTTTTTCACCCAAGGCAATCGATGGAAGGTGCTTCGGCAGAACCTGACGCCCCTCTTCTCGTCATCCAAGATGAAAAATATGTTTCACTTAATCGAAAACTGTACGAAGACGTTCGAAAATCTGCTTGATGAGGAAACCAATAAATGTCCAGAACTTGATATCAGAGCGACGGCAGTGCGGTTTGCTATGGACAGTATCACTTCCTGCGCCTTTGGAATCAACAGCGATGTTATGggaaaaaattgtgaaaataatCCGTTTAAGGTCATGGGCGATGTGATCTTCGAATTGACAAACATCCGAGGATTCAAAATTGTAGCTCGCGCTATTTGGCCTTACGTATTTTATGGTTTAGGTTTCAGGACATTTCCTGATGAAATCGACACGTTCTTCAACAGACTGCTTTCCGATGTATTCAAAGAGCGAAACTACAAGCCTTCCACTAGGAACGACTTTGTTGATCTCATGCTAAACTTTAAAGGTAGCAAAAACATGTCTGGAGACAGTATGAGTAATGTAAAGTCGGAGTCCGAAAAAAAAGAGCGTATACACTTAGAAGTGACCGACGACTTGCTGATCGCACAATGCATGGTGTTTTTCGCCGCTGGTTTTGAAACTAGTGCATCCGTCATGTGCTTTACATTATACGAGTTGGCTAAAAATCCTGAGAAGCAGCCAAGGCTGTTCGAGGAAGTGGATGCATATTTGAAGAAAACTGGGGGTAAAGTTACTTATGATTGCTTGACAGAATTGCCTTATATGGAAGCGTGTGTCAACGAAGCGATGAGGTTATATCCGGTACTAGGAGTGCTGGCGCGCGAGGTGGTGGAACCGTACACGTTGCCATCAGGCCTGGTGCTGGAGAAGGGCATGCGCGTCCACTTGCCCGTGTACCACTTGCACCACAACGCAGACCTGTTCCCGGAGCCTGAGAAATACCGACCGGAACGGTTCATGGGTGAAGAGAAGCAGAATATTGTGCCGTATACGTACATGCCTTTTGGAGAAGGACCTAGAATCTGTATTG GAATGCGTTTCGCCCGGATGCAAATGTTCGCCGGCTTGGTGACTCTCCTGAAGAATTACAGCCTACGCCTAGCGCCAGGCATGCCTAGAGAAGTGGACTTCGAGCCTAGGACCTTCGTTACGCAGGCGAAGAACCCCATTAGGCTCACGCTGACGCCTCGCTCTTGCACGCAGAGGATGGTTGCCTAA